The window AATCCGTGTCGCGCTCTAATTGGGCCACGTTAACGGCGTACCCGGAACACGTGTACACAtcctcaaaagaaaaaaagaagaatggaCGGCAGAGATTGTATCTAGGTACCAGGAAATGGAACGTCACACCAAACGGTACGTGTCGGATGCTGCCCGTCGATGGGGGTGACGGTCAGCAACTCATTAAGCTTTCATTCACGCCCCCTGCCCGTAAATTACGTGTTACCCTTCCAtgcggagaaaaaaaaaaaacaaaccttttccttttttcttaacgctcaatatctctctctctatttcttcTCTTCATCTCAGTGATTGTATCTGAGAATTGTTTTGATCTGTAATTGAAGTTGTTACTGAGATCAAATGGCTGGGATTTGCTGTGGTGTTGTTGGGGAGAGTGAACCGACGGTTACGGTTGATTCCTCTACTCGAGCTTCTCTGAGACGGAGGTTAGATCTACTCCCTTCGATCAAAATCGTGGCTCCTCCGCTTGAGAGCTCCCGTAAGCGGCAGAAACGTGAGACACCGTCACCGGCGTCTGGAAATCAAGATCTGGAATCGAATGTACGTAGTGATAGGAAGGCGCGATCATCACCGGTTAAGAATTCAAATTCGATTCCGAGCTCCGCGACGGAAGCAGAGAGCTCTTTCGTCTCCGATGCGCCTAAGATCGGAACGACGTCGGTTTGCGGAAGGAGAAGAGACATGGAAGACGCCGTCTCGGTTCACCACTCGCTGATCCACAAAAACTCCGAGAATCTCCACTTCTACGGCGTGTTCGACGGCCACGGCTGCTCTCACGTCGCGGAGAAGTGCAGGGAGCGGTTGCATGAGATTGTCAAACGGGACGTCGAGGCTATGGCCGCCGGAGGAGAGGACGAGTGGAAGGAGACGATGGCGAAGAGCTTCCAGAAGATGGATCGAGAAGTTAGCCAGCGAGACTCTAATAACGGTGCAGCGAGTCGGAACAGCGTGAAGAGCTCGTGCAGATGCGAATTGCAGTCTCCTCAGTGCGACGCCGTCGGATCCACCGCCGTCGTGTCCGTAGTCACGCCGGAGAAGATCGTCGTCTCTAACTGCGGCGACTCTCGTGCCGTGCTTTGCCGTAACGGAGTAGCCATCCCTCTCTCTTCAGATCATAAGGTAGTTATAACGACTTCATATAGAATCCTTTTCCGTTACCGTTACCGTTACCGTGATCTCTAACAGTTTGTTATTTTTGATGTAACAGCCGGATCGACCTGATGAATTGATTCGGATCCAACAAGCGGGCGGGCGGGTTATCTACTGGGATGGAGCTCGGGTTCTAGGAGTTCTCGCCATGTCGAGAGCTATTGGTGATAACTATTTAAAACCGTATGTGATTCCGGATCCGGAGGTAACCGTAACGGATCGAACAGACGACGACGAGTGCTTGATCCTTGCGAGTGATGGACTCTGGGACGTTGTGACGAACGAGACTGCGTGCGGCGTTGCTCGCATGTGCCTTCAAGGTGCTGCTGCTGCCGATGGTGGAGACTCCGATACGGTGCACAACGCGTGTTCGGACGCTTCGTTGCTTCTGACGAAGCTGGCTCTGGCGAGACAGAGCTCCGATAACGTTAGTGTCGTGGTGGTTGACTTGAGGAAAAGGAGGAGTAATAATCAAGTGTCTTGATTTAGTGATTTAATTAGTAGTAGTATTAGATTAGATAAATTGTTACATACCTAATTgtaatttttgttgatttttattatttttctattttagttttatcttgttttaagtttttttttaaacagctCTTAATTCAAGCTGAGGAAGGAAAGGAGCTGATTAAAAAGTTGcgtatttcttttattttccatattttttttaGGCATTATTATCATATACGTGTATTTCTCTTTTTCTAATCAATTAGAGATGTAAACAAGTATTACGTTAATTCGGAGGAAGATAAAACACAAACATGTCTCTGGCTAAGCCACAATTGCGTTCTTGGACACATAGAAATGGATGACAAAGTGAAGTTATAACGGATAATCTGATCGCAACGTTCTTTTCCTGCATGGTTAATGTTAGCCGGTTCGATGTGGTTTAGTATGGTTACAGATTCATAGTGTCGATTTAAATGTAAACCGCTTTGGTACGAAATTTTAAGCatcaaagttatttattggtatGGGAAAACAAACGTGGCGTGGCGTATCGTAGCGTTTGTCGTTTTAGTGCATTCGAATCAAGAAATATCGTATTGTAATAATATTCATGGATACTAAATTCATAAATCAAGAAATcaattttgacccaaaaaaaaaaaaatcaagaaatcaATTGTGTAAATGGAACGTTTCAAGAATCGCTTTACTAATGTTGATTCTCGAGTTTTAAGCATTTTAGCGATGACTTTTAAAAACTCTGATTCTGGGGTAAACTCACTGGAATCTAAATAAAAGTAATGATTTAATACATATACTTAGTTTAATTTAATGTAAGATAATCAAGAGAATGGTCTGGGCAACATTTTGTCGAATGCTTAATGTCAGTTAATGTCGGAATGAATCATTAATTAAACGGATTTGGTTTAATTGACTAGTTAATATCCACTTGGAAGGAAggaaatgaaagaaaaaaaaggtgatcctcaattttttctttttgttgattAACTTTATCAACTtgaacataaaatatttatatgaaccATCATGAACCGTCCATTGCTTTGCCACTTGCCAGTTGCCACGATGATCaatcaaataatcaaatattCTTCTATTCAATCATGTTGTATACAAACTAAACCTCCACACTAATCTTTTGAAAGTTTGTTACGTATTAATTCGGGCTAGGAAGGTGAATGAGTGTTTAGACATTGAGTAACCTTATTTTTTATTAGAGtaaacttaaatataatttaatcaaCCTTCTAAATGATGATTGTtcaatatatgttattttgtgattttacaaaaattacATTCCTGACGTTTAAAACCAAACACAAGTTGAGTTTATGTACATTCTCTACGTACAAAGAGATCAACTCTATTATAATCCAACACGAAACAGCTGGTTGAAAATAAGAGATTTCACCATCAAAAGATAAGGAGCAGCCAAAAACTATTAGATTGCACTTGCATAATGTTGTATATTGCACAATGATGGCGTTCAGCTGGTGCCTGTTGGGTTCGTGGAAAGAGCGAAAGggcaccaaaaaaaaaagagtaggaGACTGAGAGGGACACAACACAAGTGGAATCTAAGATAAGATTATGCATACTTGTGACAATCAAACATCGACACGTGCCTATTTGGTCTAATGTGAGATTTGGTTTCAAAGATTTGATGTTGACCTCTCTTTCTCAAttattctttccttttttttccttctcaATATATCATGATGTTGTCTCATCTTGTTTCTTACTAAACACATTAGGTTTAAACTGTACTTATTGAAGAAGGCAAGGCTACATGACACATCGCGTGTTACATTAAGAAGTCCTATGTGTTTGCCAGAACTTGTTGAGCCTTTTGACGATATTAGCTTGAACGATGCAAGTAATCAAAGTATCACAACACACACAGAAATGAAATAATCGGGGTCAAATGGTtgaatagtatttttttaaataccacAATGCAAGTACCACACAATgcataactgttttttttttctgttaaattattaattaacattTAGGTTAATCAACCATGTGATAGATGATTTTGAAAGTAGTCTGACTAGACATAGCTAAATGCTATTAGATGGGAATTTAAGTTTGTATGTATATACAAACATCATTCTTTCAACTTTCCTCTTCTAATCCTTTTGTTTTgcataaaaaattaattattaccGGAAACTTCAAGTGAGACAAGAACACCTTTGTTCTTGCATATCTATCAAGTTGCTTAAAACCTTTTGGATACTCAAAACATGCCTTAGGTATTAAAAAGATGAAAACAATATCTTCTCACCTAATTCgaacaaaaccaaacaaaacggTAGGTCAACAAGAATCCACGgcagaaaataagaaaataagaacGAGTTTTTGAATGGCTCAAAAAAGAGATCTACTGGGTGGGTCTTGGAGTAGCCCACTCAACCCTGAGGATGAGGTTATCATAACCATAACCATTCAACTTGTTGATTGCTCGTTGAGCGTCTTCTCTGCTCACGAAATTAACGAATCCAAACCCTCTGCTCACTCCAGTTTTCTGATCAATCGCCACGTAGACACGCGTGACAGCTCCAAACGGATGGAAAAGCTCCATCAAATCCGGCTCACGGGTGTCTTCAGACAAGTTAGTGACACGAACAGAGTTCTCATCGTTCCTCCTCCTCATGTCCGAACCAGCAGCGCTTCTGTCCGCACCAGGTCTCATGCTGGGCGGGACATAAGAGGCCTTGCCAGGTCCAGGTGCAGCGGATACGGCAGATGGCTCCCCAGTGGGTGGCTTGTCCACAAAGACATCCGCTGGTACAGCTAGATCCTTGTAAGGACACTTTGATGTCCAGTGATCACCTTTCTTGTGGCATGTCCTGCAGACCATGAGGACCGCACCAGGTTTGCTCAGCTGAGACAAGCTGTCTCCACTCGATTCTTCTGCTTTGGTGCCTGGAACATCACATTACCCCCATTACATCCGAAAGCAACAAGGAAAAAAGAAAGTCTAAACATTTCAAGAAAGGCCCACTAACACTAACAAGGAACTTGACAGCACCCTCTTACTAGAAAACTTATTAAgcgaccatctccaatggtacaCAAAAATTCCCTCTATATttcacactaaaatagagtaattctattatagagttggatttgctccaatgattcactctataatagagttacgaGTGAAATATACAGTAATGTtctttttttactctatatttg is drawn from Brassica rapa cultivar Chiifu-401-42 chromosome A05, CAAS_Brap_v3.01, whole genome shotgun sequence and contains these coding sequences:
- the LOC103870352 gene encoding protein phosphatase 2C 37, which encodes MAGICCGVVGESEPTVTVDSSTRASLRRRLDLLPSIKIVAPPLESSRKRQKRETPSPASGNQDLESNVRSDRKARSSPVKNSNSIPSSATEAESSFVSDAPKIGTTSVCGRRRDMEDAVSVHHSLIHKNSENLHFYGVFDGHGCSHVAEKCRERLHEIVKRDVEAMAAGGEDEWKETMAKSFQKMDREVSQRDSNNGAASRNSVKSSCRCELQSPQCDAVGSTAVVSVVTPEKIVVSNCGDSRAVLCRNGVAIPLSSDHKPDRPDELIRIQQAGGRVIYWDGARVLGVLAMSRAIGDNYLKPYVIPDPEVTVTDRTDDDECLILASDGLWDVVTNETACGVARMCLQGAAAADGGDSDTVHNACSDASLLLTKLALARQSSDNVSVVVVDLRKRRSNNQVS
- the LOC103870353 gene encoding eukaryotic translation initiation factor 3 subunit G, whose amino-acid sequence is MTIDAQQKTSKFKWGEMDEDDDLDFLLPPKQVIGPDANGLKTVIEYKFNDEGKKVKITTKSRVRKLASARLNKRAMERRSWPKFGDAANEDAGSNLTMVSTEEIVLERPRAPGTKAEESSGDSLSQLSKPGAVLMVCRTCHKKGDHWTSKCPYKDLAVPADVFVDKPPTGEPSAVSAAPGPGKASYVPPSMRPGADRSAAGSDMRRRNDENSVRVTNLSEDTREPDLMELFHPFGAVTRVYVAIDQKTGVSRGFGFVNFVSREDAQRAINKLNGYGYDNLILRVEWATPRPTQ